A single genomic interval of Primulina huaijiensis isolate GDHJ02 chromosome 7, ASM1229523v2, whole genome shotgun sequence harbors:
- the LOC140980478 gene encoding PH, RCC1 and FYVE domains-containing protein 1-like isoform X1 has translation MSNSDVSRVGGPVERDIEQAITALKKGAYLLKYGRRGKPKFCPFRLANDESVLIWFSGKEEKHLKLGHVSRIISGQRTPIFQRHPRPEKEYQSFSLIYNDRSLDLICKDKEEAEAWFSGLKALISRGHQRKWKSESRNDGVSSGANSPKTHTRRSSPLHSPFGSGDSLQKQDGPDQLRLHSPCESPPKYGGPDKIFSDVILYAVPPKGFFPPESSSASLHSQSTGNSEGLHGHMKGMGVDAFRVSLSSAVSSSSQGSGHDDGDTLGDVFFWGEGTGDGVIGGGPHRVGSYLSAKMDSMLPKALESAVVLDVQNVACGGRHAVLVNKQGEIFSWGEELGGRLGHGVDSDVLHPKLIDTLSNTNIELVACGENHSCAVTLSGDLYTWGDGRFGILGHGNEVSHWVPKRVNGPLEGIHVSFVSCGPWHTAVVTSAGQLFTFGDGTFGVLGHGNRLSVSKPREVESLKGLRTVRAACGVWHTSAVVEVMVENSNSSNCSSGKLFTWGDGDKGRLGHGNKEARLVPTCVTALVEPNFCQVACGHSLTVALTTSGHVYTMGSPVYGQLGRPQADGKLPARVEGKLLKCHVEEIACGAYHVAVLTSRTEVYSWGKGANGRLGHGDTDDKNSPTLVDSLKDKQVKSISCGTNFTTAICLHKWVSGIDQSMCSGCRLPFNFKRKRHNCYNCGLVFCHSCSSKKSQRASMAPNPYKACRVCDNCFNKLKKALETDSSTHSSVSRRASMNQGINDIAEKNEKLDTISRPYLARFSSIESLKQEESRSSKRNKKPEFSSSRVSPIPNGSSQWGALNISKSFNPVFGSSKKFFSVSVPGSRIVSRATSPISRRLSPPRSTTPTPTLGGLASPKIVLNDTKRMNDSLGEEVLKLRSQVAGLSSKAQFQEVELERTTKQLKEAIAIAGEEAAKCKAAKEVIKSLTAQLKEMAERLPLGSARNAKSPTFASLSSPLSVDVSNVYVDQFNCQINGQAQESNESNKLLSNWSSTASNCSLGTIRQNHTEAMTRNGNKAKESDTHNENEWVEQDEPGVYITLTSLPGGRKDLKRVRFSRKRFSEKQAEQWWAENRARVYESYNVRVVDKSSIGVGSEDLAH, from the exons ATGAGCAACTCTGATGTCAGCAGAGTCGGTGGGCCAGTGGAGAGAGACATCGAGCAG GCCATTACCGCACTTAAGAAAGGTGCATACTTACTCAAGTATGGAAGAAGAGGAAAGCCTAAGTTTTGTCCATTCCGGCTGGCTAAT GATGAATCTGTTCTGATATGGTTCTCAGGTAAAGAGGAGAAACACCTTAAACTTGGCCATGTGTCCAGAATTATATCTGGTCAGAGAACT CCAATTTTTCAAAGGCACCCACGACCCGAGAAGGAGTATCAGTCCTTTTCTCTTATATACAACGACAGATCGCTAGATTTG ATATGCAAGGACAAGGAAGAAGCAGAGGCATGGTTTAGTGGACTCAAGGCATTGATTTCACGTGGTCATCAGCGTAAGTGGAAATCTGAATCAAGGAATGATGGAGTTTCATCTGGAGCTAATAGCCCCAAAACACACACACGGAGAAGTTCTCCGCTACATTCTCCATTTGGAAGTGGCGATAGCTTGCAGAAG CAGGATGGACCTGATCAACTTCGCCTGCATAGTCCATGTGAAAGCCCTCCTAAATATGGTGGTCcggataaaatattttcagatgtgattttatatgctgTGCCTCCCAAGGGTTTCTTCCCCCCAGAATCTTCCAGTGCTTCTCTCCATTCACAGTCAACTGGTAACTCAGAAGGTTTACATGGTCACATGAAAGGAATGGGAGTTGATGCCTTCAGAGTAAGTCTTTCTAGTGCTGTAAGTTCATCGAGTCAGGGTTCTGGTCATGATGATGGTGATACCTTGGGGGATGTTTTCTTTTGGGGGGAAGGCACTGGTGATGGTGTTATCGGTGGTGGACCACACAGAGTGGGAAGTTATCTTAGTGCTaaaatggactctatgttgCCCAAGGCATTGGAATCTGCTGTCGTATTGGATGTTCAGAATGTTGCTTGTGGTGGACGACATGCTGTCCTAGTGAATAAACAAGGAGAAATATTCTCTTGGGGGGAGGAATTGGGCGGTAGACTTGGTCATGGTGTAGATTCAGATGTCTTGCATCCAAAGCTAATTGATACCCTGAGCAACACAAACATTGAACTTGTTGCATGTGGGGAAAATCATTCTTGTGCTGTCACACTTTCTGGTGATTTGTACACTTGGGGTGATGGTCGTTTTGGAATTCTGGGGCATGGGAATGAAGTGAGTCATTGGGTACCTAAAAGGGTTAATGGACCACTGGAGGGGATACATGTTTCTTTTGTCTCATGTGGGCCATGGCATACCGCCGTTGTGACCTCTGCTGGGCAGTTGTTTACTTTTGGTGATGGAACTTTTGGGGTTCTTGGTCACGGAAATCGTCTAAGTGTTTCAAAGCCTAGAGAAGTGGAATCCTTAAAAGGTCTCCGTACTGTACGAGCAGCTTGCGGTGTTTGGCATACTTCTGCAGTTGTTGAAGTTATGGTTGAGAACTCAAACTCAAGTAATTGTTCTTCAGGCAAACTTTTTACATGGGGAGATGGGGACAAAGGTCGACTTGGACATGGCAACAAGGAAGCAAGACTTGTTCCAACCTGTGTTACTGCTCTAGTTGAGCCGAACTTTTGCCAGGTTGCTTGTGGACACAGCTTGACAGTTGCTCTTACAACCTCTGGCCATGTATACACCATGGGAAGTCCTGTTTATGGGCAGCTTGGCCGCCCTCAAGCTGATGGGAAGCTCCCAGCACGTGTTGAAGGAAAACTTTTGAAGTGTCATGTGGAGGAGATAGCTTGTGGTGCCTATCATGTGGCCGTGTTGACTTCGAGAACTGAAGTTTATTCATGGGGGAAGGGAGCAAATGGGAGATTGGGCCATGGGGATACTGATGACAAAAATTCTCCAACCTTGGTGGACTCTCTGAAAGACAAACAGGTAAAAAGTATTTCTTGTGGAACTAATTTTACCACAGCCATCTGCTTACACAAATGGGTCTCAGGGATTGATCAGTCCATGTGCTCTGGATGCCGTTTACCATTTAATTTCAAAAGAAAACGCCACAATTGTTACAATTGTGGACTCGTGTTTTGTCATTCATGCAGCAGCAAAAAGTCACAGAGGGCTTCTATGGCACCAAATCCTTACAAAGCATGCCGAGTTTGTGATAATTGTTTCAACAAATTGAAAAAAGCTCTTGAAACTGACTCATCGACTCACTCATCTGTTAGTAGGAGAGCGAGTATGAATCAGGGGATAAATGATATTGCAGAAAAAAATGAGAAGTTGGACACAATATCCCGTCCCTATCTAGCTAGATTCTCTTCAATAGAATCCTTGAAACAAGAGGAGAGCCGCTCTtccaaaagaaacaaaaaaccaGAATTCAGTAGCAGCCGTGTATCACCTATCCCAAATGGAAGCTCCCAGTGGGGGGCACTTAATATCTCCAAGTCTTTCAACCCAGTATTTGGCTCATCAAAGAAGTTTTTCTCAGTTTCAGTTCCTGGATCAAGAATTGTTTCTCGAGCAACATCGCCAATTTCAAGAAGGCTAAGCCCCCCTCGTTCTACCACACCAACTCCCACTTTAGGAGGACTTGCGTCTCCTAAGATCGTGTTGAATGACACAAAAAGGATGAATGATAGCCTCGGCGAAGAAGTTCTTAAATTAAGATCACAG GTGGCAGGTCTTTCCAGCAAGGCTCAATTTCAGGAGGTAGAGCTTGAAAGAACAACTAAACAACTGAAGGAGGCAATAGCAATTGCAGGAGAAGAGGCTGCCAAATGCAAAGCCGCAAAAGAAGTGATAAAATCACTAACTGCGCAA CTGAAAGAAATGGCTGAAAGGCTTCCTCTTGGCTCCGCTAGAAACGCCAAATCTCCGACTTTCGCTTCTCTTAGCTCTCCTTTATCAGTTGATGTTTCAAATGTGTACGTTGATCAGTTCAATTGTCAAATAAACGGCCAGGCACAGGAGTCTAATGAGTCAAACAAACTGCTTTCTAATTGGTCCAGCACTGCCAGTAATTGCAGTTTGGGTACCATCAGACAAAATCATACAGAAGCAATGACAAGAAATGGAAACAAAGCAAAAGAAAGTGATACTCATAATGAGAATGAATGGGTTGAGCAAGACGAGCCAGGTGTTTATATAACTCTTACCTCTCTACCTGGAGGGCGTAAAGATCTGAAGCGAGTCCGTTTCAG TCGGAAGCGATTTAGCGAGAAGCAAGCAGAACAATGGTGGGCTGAGAACCGGGCTAGAGTATATGAATCGTATAATGTACGGGTGGTTGACAAATCAAGCATTGGCGTTGGAAGTGAAGACTTGGCACATTGA
- the LOC140980478 gene encoding PH, RCC1 and FYVE domains-containing protein 1-like isoform X2, translated as MSNSDVSRVGGPVERDIEQAITALKKGAYLLKYGRRGKPKFCPFRLANDESVLIWFSGKEEKHLKLGHVSRIISGQRTPIFQRHPRPEKEYQSFSLIYNDRSLDLICKDKEEAEAWFSGLKALISRGHQRKWKSESRNDGVSSGANSPKTHTRRSSPLHSPFGSGDSLQKDGPDQLRLHSPCESPPKYGGPDKIFSDVILYAVPPKGFFPPESSSASLHSQSTGNSEGLHGHMKGMGVDAFRVSLSSAVSSSSQGSGHDDGDTLGDVFFWGEGTGDGVIGGGPHRVGSYLSAKMDSMLPKALESAVVLDVQNVACGGRHAVLVNKQGEIFSWGEELGGRLGHGVDSDVLHPKLIDTLSNTNIELVACGENHSCAVTLSGDLYTWGDGRFGILGHGNEVSHWVPKRVNGPLEGIHVSFVSCGPWHTAVVTSAGQLFTFGDGTFGVLGHGNRLSVSKPREVESLKGLRTVRAACGVWHTSAVVEVMVENSNSSNCSSGKLFTWGDGDKGRLGHGNKEARLVPTCVTALVEPNFCQVACGHSLTVALTTSGHVYTMGSPVYGQLGRPQADGKLPARVEGKLLKCHVEEIACGAYHVAVLTSRTEVYSWGKGANGRLGHGDTDDKNSPTLVDSLKDKQVKSISCGTNFTTAICLHKWVSGIDQSMCSGCRLPFNFKRKRHNCYNCGLVFCHSCSSKKSQRASMAPNPYKACRVCDNCFNKLKKALETDSSTHSSVSRRASMNQGINDIAEKNEKLDTISRPYLARFSSIESLKQEESRSSKRNKKPEFSSSRVSPIPNGSSQWGALNISKSFNPVFGSSKKFFSVSVPGSRIVSRATSPISRRLSPPRSTTPTPTLGGLASPKIVLNDTKRMNDSLGEEVLKLRSQVAGLSSKAQFQEVELERTTKQLKEAIAIAGEEAAKCKAAKEVIKSLTAQLKEMAERLPLGSARNAKSPTFASLSSPLSVDVSNVYVDQFNCQINGQAQESNESNKLLSNWSSTASNCSLGTIRQNHTEAMTRNGNKAKESDTHNENEWVEQDEPGVYITLTSLPGGRKDLKRVRFSRKRFSEKQAEQWWAENRARVYESYNVRVVDKSSIGVGSEDLAH; from the exons ATGAGCAACTCTGATGTCAGCAGAGTCGGTGGGCCAGTGGAGAGAGACATCGAGCAG GCCATTACCGCACTTAAGAAAGGTGCATACTTACTCAAGTATGGAAGAAGAGGAAAGCCTAAGTTTTGTCCATTCCGGCTGGCTAAT GATGAATCTGTTCTGATATGGTTCTCAGGTAAAGAGGAGAAACACCTTAAACTTGGCCATGTGTCCAGAATTATATCTGGTCAGAGAACT CCAATTTTTCAAAGGCACCCACGACCCGAGAAGGAGTATCAGTCCTTTTCTCTTATATACAACGACAGATCGCTAGATTTG ATATGCAAGGACAAGGAAGAAGCAGAGGCATGGTTTAGTGGACTCAAGGCATTGATTTCACGTGGTCATCAGCGTAAGTGGAAATCTGAATCAAGGAATGATGGAGTTTCATCTGGAGCTAATAGCCCCAAAACACACACACGGAGAAGTTCTCCGCTACATTCTCCATTTGGAAGTGGCGATAGCTTGCAGAAG GATGGACCTGATCAACTTCGCCTGCATAGTCCATGTGAAAGCCCTCCTAAATATGGTGGTCcggataaaatattttcagatgtgattttatatgctgTGCCTCCCAAGGGTTTCTTCCCCCCAGAATCTTCCAGTGCTTCTCTCCATTCACAGTCAACTGGTAACTCAGAAGGTTTACATGGTCACATGAAAGGAATGGGAGTTGATGCCTTCAGAGTAAGTCTTTCTAGTGCTGTAAGTTCATCGAGTCAGGGTTCTGGTCATGATGATGGTGATACCTTGGGGGATGTTTTCTTTTGGGGGGAAGGCACTGGTGATGGTGTTATCGGTGGTGGACCACACAGAGTGGGAAGTTATCTTAGTGCTaaaatggactctatgttgCCCAAGGCATTGGAATCTGCTGTCGTATTGGATGTTCAGAATGTTGCTTGTGGTGGACGACATGCTGTCCTAGTGAATAAACAAGGAGAAATATTCTCTTGGGGGGAGGAATTGGGCGGTAGACTTGGTCATGGTGTAGATTCAGATGTCTTGCATCCAAAGCTAATTGATACCCTGAGCAACACAAACATTGAACTTGTTGCATGTGGGGAAAATCATTCTTGTGCTGTCACACTTTCTGGTGATTTGTACACTTGGGGTGATGGTCGTTTTGGAATTCTGGGGCATGGGAATGAAGTGAGTCATTGGGTACCTAAAAGGGTTAATGGACCACTGGAGGGGATACATGTTTCTTTTGTCTCATGTGGGCCATGGCATACCGCCGTTGTGACCTCTGCTGGGCAGTTGTTTACTTTTGGTGATGGAACTTTTGGGGTTCTTGGTCACGGAAATCGTCTAAGTGTTTCAAAGCCTAGAGAAGTGGAATCCTTAAAAGGTCTCCGTACTGTACGAGCAGCTTGCGGTGTTTGGCATACTTCTGCAGTTGTTGAAGTTATGGTTGAGAACTCAAACTCAAGTAATTGTTCTTCAGGCAAACTTTTTACATGGGGAGATGGGGACAAAGGTCGACTTGGACATGGCAACAAGGAAGCAAGACTTGTTCCAACCTGTGTTACTGCTCTAGTTGAGCCGAACTTTTGCCAGGTTGCTTGTGGACACAGCTTGACAGTTGCTCTTACAACCTCTGGCCATGTATACACCATGGGAAGTCCTGTTTATGGGCAGCTTGGCCGCCCTCAAGCTGATGGGAAGCTCCCAGCACGTGTTGAAGGAAAACTTTTGAAGTGTCATGTGGAGGAGATAGCTTGTGGTGCCTATCATGTGGCCGTGTTGACTTCGAGAACTGAAGTTTATTCATGGGGGAAGGGAGCAAATGGGAGATTGGGCCATGGGGATACTGATGACAAAAATTCTCCAACCTTGGTGGACTCTCTGAAAGACAAACAGGTAAAAAGTATTTCTTGTGGAACTAATTTTACCACAGCCATCTGCTTACACAAATGGGTCTCAGGGATTGATCAGTCCATGTGCTCTGGATGCCGTTTACCATTTAATTTCAAAAGAAAACGCCACAATTGTTACAATTGTGGACTCGTGTTTTGTCATTCATGCAGCAGCAAAAAGTCACAGAGGGCTTCTATGGCACCAAATCCTTACAAAGCATGCCGAGTTTGTGATAATTGTTTCAACAAATTGAAAAAAGCTCTTGAAACTGACTCATCGACTCACTCATCTGTTAGTAGGAGAGCGAGTATGAATCAGGGGATAAATGATATTGCAGAAAAAAATGAGAAGTTGGACACAATATCCCGTCCCTATCTAGCTAGATTCTCTTCAATAGAATCCTTGAAACAAGAGGAGAGCCGCTCTtccaaaagaaacaaaaaaccaGAATTCAGTAGCAGCCGTGTATCACCTATCCCAAATGGAAGCTCCCAGTGGGGGGCACTTAATATCTCCAAGTCTTTCAACCCAGTATTTGGCTCATCAAAGAAGTTTTTCTCAGTTTCAGTTCCTGGATCAAGAATTGTTTCTCGAGCAACATCGCCAATTTCAAGAAGGCTAAGCCCCCCTCGTTCTACCACACCAACTCCCACTTTAGGAGGACTTGCGTCTCCTAAGATCGTGTTGAATGACACAAAAAGGATGAATGATAGCCTCGGCGAAGAAGTTCTTAAATTAAGATCACAG GTGGCAGGTCTTTCCAGCAAGGCTCAATTTCAGGAGGTAGAGCTTGAAAGAACAACTAAACAACTGAAGGAGGCAATAGCAATTGCAGGAGAAGAGGCTGCCAAATGCAAAGCCGCAAAAGAAGTGATAAAATCACTAACTGCGCAA CTGAAAGAAATGGCTGAAAGGCTTCCTCTTGGCTCCGCTAGAAACGCCAAATCTCCGACTTTCGCTTCTCTTAGCTCTCCTTTATCAGTTGATGTTTCAAATGTGTACGTTGATCAGTTCAATTGTCAAATAAACGGCCAGGCACAGGAGTCTAATGAGTCAAACAAACTGCTTTCTAATTGGTCCAGCACTGCCAGTAATTGCAGTTTGGGTACCATCAGACAAAATCATACAGAAGCAATGACAAGAAATGGAAACAAAGCAAAAGAAAGTGATACTCATAATGAGAATGAATGGGTTGAGCAAGACGAGCCAGGTGTTTATATAACTCTTACCTCTCTACCTGGAGGGCGTAAAGATCTGAAGCGAGTCCGTTTCAG TCGGAAGCGATTTAGCGAGAAGCAAGCAGAACAATGGTGGGCTGAGAACCGGGCTAGAGTATATGAATCGTATAATGTACGGGTGGTTGACAAATCAAGCATTGGCGTTGGAAGTGAAGACTTGGCACATTGA
- the LOC140981554 gene encoding uncharacterized protein codes for MTAAGPITWQHFREAFLKQYYPAEVRLQKLSEFENFIQAPDMSVVEYTSQFNALVSYAPTIMADEVLKLHRFKKRLNSRIQSALAVYRPANFSDLMGAAIRAEADIRRREGENRNKRPPSSQPSQVRTMFKRPNQSGGPPTGQTPSTNYQGLKPCTTCGFRNAGECRRASGVCFGCGKSRHRIAECPTSANRPAGPNKGTEPNAGAGPSKPKNDKPNARVFAMTQEEADDANEVVSGTILIQKVPVYALFDCSATHSFMSKRFVKKL; via the coding sequence ATGACAGCTGCAGGACCAATTACTTGGCAGCATTTTCGAGAAGCTTTTCTGAAACAGTATTATCCAGCTGAGGTCAGACTGCAAAAACTgagtgagtttgaaaatttcattCAAGCTCCGGATATGTCAGTTGTAGAATACACCTCACAGTTCAATGCCCTTGTATCATATGCCCCGACAATCATGGCGGACGAAGTTTTGAAATTGCACCGCTTTAAGAAGAGGTTGAACAGCAGGATCCAATCAGCTCTAGCAGTCTACAGACCTGCCAACTTTTCAGACCTGATGGGTGCGGCTATCCGAGCCGAAGCTGACATTCGTCGAAGAGAAGGGGAAAACCGGAACAAGCGACCCCCTAGCAGCCAGCCTTCTCAGGTAAGAACAATGTTCAAGAGGCCCAATCAATCAGGCGGACCTCCCACAGGGCAAACCCCCTCCACAAACTATCAAGGACTCAAGCCATGTACAACTTGCGGCTTCAGAAACGCCGGGGAATGCCGAAGGGCCAGCGGTGTATGCTTTGGATGTGGAAAATCGAGGCACAGAATTGCAGAGTGTCCTACCTCCGCCAACCGACCAGCAGGGCCGAACAAAGGAACTGAGCCAAACGCAGGAGCAGGCCCTAGTAAACCAAAGAATGACAAACCTAACGCCAGGGTCTTTGCTATGACTCAGGAAGAGGCAGACGACGCAAATGAAGTCGTGTCAGGTACCATCCTAATTCAAAAAGTGCCTGTTTATGCGTTATTTGACTGTAGTGCTACACATTCCTTTATGTCTAAGAGATTTGTTAAGAAGTTATGA
- the LOC140981846 gene encoding scarecrow-like protein 3 gives MLQEDGSSSVTSSPLQMFPMTSLSPGLMSQYPWLKDLKPEERGLYLIHLLVTCANHVSTGSLENANIALDQISHLASLDGDTMQRIASYFSEALADRILRTWPGVYKAFRSTRISVVSEEILVKKMFFEFLPFVKVAFVISNQAIVEAMEGEKMVHVIDLSVTEPAQWCALIRDLSARPEGPPHLRITGIHQQKEMLEQMAHILTEEAEKLDIPFQFNPIVSKLENLDVEKLPVKTGEALAISSMMQLHSLLASDNELKKKSPSTPMNVIGIHLQRVAQMNQGTLGELLEKDMVNGYSPSTDSSLSSPISSTGSSNIDTFLNAIWRLSPKVLVVTEQDSDHNGKSLMDRLPESLYFYAALFDCLESALPRASLERLRMEKMLGEEIKNVIACEGMERKERHEKREKWNQRFEHGGFASVPLSYYAMLQAKKLLQSYSCDGYKIKEENGSVVICWQERPLLSVSAWRFKR, from the coding sequence atgTTACAAGAAGATGGATCATCGTCTGTAACTTCATCACCGCTTCAAATGTTTCCTATGACGTCTTTATCACCTGGTCTTATGTCACAATATCCATGGCTTAAGGATCTGAAACCTGAAGAAAGGGGACTTTATTTAATCCATCTGTTGGTCACTTGTGCAAATCATGTATCGACGGGAAGTCTTGAAAATGCAAACATAGCCCTTGATCAAATTTCTCATCTTGCATCGCTGGATGGTGATACTATGCAGCGGATTGCGTCTTATTTTTCCGAGGCTCTTGCCGATCGGATCCTTAGAACCTGGCCTGGTGTTTACAAGGCCTTTCGCTCGACTAGAATCTCCGTTGTTTCGGAGGAAATTCTTGTGAAAAAGATGTTTTTCGAGTTCTTGCCATTTGTTAAAGtggcttttgtgatcagtaaTCAAGCGATTGTCGAAGCAATGGAGGGGGAAAAGATGGTCCATGTTATCGATTTGAGTGTGACCGAACCAGCACAGTGGTGTGCCCTTATTCGAGATTTGAGTGCACGGCCAGAAGGTCCGCCTCATTTGAGGATTACTGGGATTCATCAACAAAAGGAGATGCTGGAACAGATGGCCCATATATTAACCGAAGAGGCGGAAAAGTTAGATATACCTTTTCAATTCAACCCTATTGTTAGTAAACTAGAAAATCTTGATGTCGAAAAGTTGCCCGTCAAAACAGGGGAGGCTCTAGCTATTAGTTCAATGATGCAGTTGCATTCTCTTTTGGCCTCGGATAACGAGCTTAAGAAAAAGTCTCCCTCTACGCCTATGAATGTGATTGGTATCCACTTGCAAAGAGTAGCACAAATGAACCAAGGTACCTTAGGTGAATTGCTGGAGAAAGATATGGTTAATGGATATAGTCCAAGTACCGACTCATCCTTGTCCTCACCTATATCTTCAACTGGTTCATCAAATATCGACACTTTTCTTAATGCCATATGGCGTCTTTCTCCGAAAGTTTTGGTGGTGACAGAACAAGATTCAGATCACAATGGGAAATCCCTCATGGACAGGTTGCCTGAGTCTTTATACTTCTATGCTGCACTGTTCGATTGCTTGGAGTCGGCTTTACCTAGAGCATCTTTGGAGAGATTAAGGATGGAAAAGATGTTAGGCGAGGAGATTAAGAATGTTATAGCGTGCGAGGGTATGGAGAGAAAAGAAAGACATGAAAAGCGCGAGAAATGGAATCAAAGATTTGAACATGGTGGTTTTGCGAGTGTTCCTTTGAGCTATTACGCAATGCTGCAAGCGAAAAAATTGCTGCAAAGTTATAGTTGTGACGGCTATAAGATCAAAGAAGAGAATGGCAGCGTCGTGATCTGCTGGCAGGAACGACCCCTTCTCTCCGTATCGGCTTGGAGGTTTAAGAGGTGA